One region of Vigna angularis cultivar LongXiaoDou No.4 chromosome 10, ASM1680809v1, whole genome shotgun sequence genomic DNA includes:
- the LOC108334650 gene encoding uncharacterized protein LOC108334650, which translates to MMEQRKLVVLGIPWDVDTEGLREYMSKFGELEDCIVMKERSTGRSRGFGYVTFASVDDAKEVLSSEHILGNRTLEVKVATPKEEMRAPVKKVTRIFVARIPQSVTEAAFRSHFEKYGDITDLYMPKDQGSKTHRGIGFITFASADSVENLMSETHELGGSAVVVDRATPKDEDFKPIGSRMPPQGGYGAYNAYISAATRYAALGTPTLYDHPGPIYGRGEPARRTSKKIFVGRLPPEASSEDLRQYFGRFGRILDVYVPRDPKRTGHRGFGFVTFAEDGVADRVSRRSHEICGHQVAIDSATPVDDAGPSGNFMMESFGGYGGPVRSYGRMYGSLDFDDWGYGIGRPSRADWRYRPY; encoded by the exons ATGATGGAGCAGCGAAAGCTTGTG GTTTTGGGAATTCCGTGGGATGTTGATACTGAAGGATTAAGGGAATATATGAGCAAATTTGGCGAGCTGGAAGATTGCATTGTAATGAAG GAGCGGTCAACTGGACGGTCTCGTGGTTTTGGATATGTTACATTTGCTTCAGTGGATGATGCTAAG GAAGTATTATCAAGTGAACACATTCTTGGTAATAGGACACTGGAAGTCAAAGTGGCTACACCGAAG GAGGAAATGAGGGCACCAGTCAAAAAGGTTACTAGAATATTTGTAGCCAGGATCCCACAATCGGTAACAGAAGCTGCTTTCCGAAG tCATTTTGAGAAGTATGGTGATATAACAGATCTGTACATGCCAAAG GATCAAGGCTCCAAAACACATCGTGGAATTGGTTTCATCACTTTTGCTAGTGCAG ATTCTGTGGAGAATTTGATGTCAGAAACCCATGAACTGGGAGGTTCTGCGGTGGTGGTTGATCGAGCAACACCTAAG GATGAAGACTTTAAGCCAATTGGCAGCAGAATGCCACCACAAGGAGGATATGGTGCATACAATGCTTACATTTCTGCAGCCACTAGATATGCAGCACTTGGTACTCCTACTTTGTATGATCATCCTGGCCCAATTTATGGAC ggGGAGAACCTGCTCGTAGAACTAGTAAAAAGATTTTTGTTGGTCGTCTACCCCCAGAAGCATCTTCTGAGGATCTTCGTCAATATTTTGGAAGATTTGGCCGTATATTAGATGTTTATGTTCCAAGG GATCCTAAGAGAACAGGCCACAGAGGTTTTGGATTTGTTACTTTTGCTGAAGATGGTGTAGCAGATCGTGTCTCACGAAGGTCTCATGAGATTTGTGGACATCAG GTTGCAATAGATTCGGCTACACCCGTTGATGATGCAGGGCCCAGTGGGAATTTCATGATGGAATCTTTTGGGGGATATGGCGGTCCTGTGCGATCTTATGGGAGGATGTATGGTAGCTTAGACTTTGACGAT TGGGGTTATGGAATTGGGAGACCATCAAGAGCAGATTGGAGGTATAGACCATACTAG
- the LOC108334698 gene encoding uncharacterized protein LOC108334698 gives MKKSSGSSQKLGSFLSPGAPHYREKNTAGQNGWSSERVLQPSSSSIRHQASVANLTPFNSGRTVPSKWDDAERWICSPVSGYTNHKTNSYVQLHRRPKSKSGPIVPPGKGYYSNYSPTIPLRQGLAVKNFMMGGSPFSTGVLAPDAISLHHYYAHDAVFGPRYDFDSTMQCSSPLLNDNSEALLPSVSSAPVWSELLCDPSSPNSQDEKRNGTTNEDALTCLSRCDKGTQMSPPETENDAAKSSPTWTMNHQNSHAAKLEVRDVEVDSEATIIRWSKSHVPKLSLLPGKHSRKRSSTEAQPSGLDIAESTLDSTKFQREESKIIAWESLQKAKAEAAVRKLEMKLEKKKSTSMEKILNKLRRAQMKAEKMRNQITVEEDQQQVSKTRKVFSFQKYVQIWSPRSCFGTHAS, from the exons ATGAAGAAGAGTTCTGGTTCCTCTCAGAAACTTGGTTCGTTTCTAAGTCCAGGGGCACCACACTATAGAGAGAAAAACACTGCGGGCCAAAACGGGTGGAGCTCGGAGAGGGTGTTGCAGCCATCGAGCAGCAGCATAAGGCATCAAGCTAGTGTGGCTAACTTGACACCCTTCAACAGTGGAAGAACAGTACCCTCAAAATGGGATGATGCAGAGAGGTGGATTTGTAGCCCCGTTTCAGGCTatactaatcacaaaactaatTCCTATGTACAACTTCATCGGCGACCCAAATCAAAAAGTGGTCCTATTGTGCCTCCAGGAAAAGGCTACTACTCCAATTACTCACCCACAATTCCACTTCGCCAAGGTTTGGCAGTGAAAAACTTCATGATGGGTGGTTCCCCTTTTTCAACGGGAGTGTTGGCACCGGATGCTATTTCTCTTCACCATTATTATGCACACGATGCCGTTTTTGGTCCCCGTTATGACTTTGACAGTACTATGCAATGTTCTAGTCCTCTTCTCAACGATAATAGCGAAGCTCTACTCCCATCAGTGTCTAGTGCACCGGTGTGGTCAGAACTTCTGTGTGACCCATCTTCGCCTAATTCTCAAG ATGAGAAACGAAATGGAACTACGAATGAGGACGCATTGACATGTCTCTCTCGATGTGATAAAGGAACTCAAATGAGCCCTCCTGAAACTGAGAATGATGCAGCAAAATCCTCACCCACTTGGACCATGAATCATCAAAATAGCCATGCTGCGAAGTTAGAGGTGAGAGATGTAGAGGTAGACAGTGAGGCTACTATTATTAGGTGGTCTAAGAGCCATGTACCTAAGCTGAGCTTGCTACCTGGTAAACACTCAAGGAAAAGGAGTAGTACGGAAGCCCAACCTTCAGGTTTGGATATTGCAGAGTCAACGTTGGACTCTACCAA GTTTCAGAGGGAGGAATCCAAAATCATTGCATGGGAGAGTTTGCAAAAGGCCAAGGCTGAAGCTGCAGTACGAAAACTAGAG atgaaattggaaaagaaGAAATCGACATCGATGGAAAAGATTCTAAACAAGCTGAGAAGGGCGCAGATGAAGGCTGAAAAGATGAGAAACCAAATAACTGTAGAAGAGGATCAGCAGCAGGTTTCCAAGACTCGGAAAGTATTTTCATTCCAAAAATATGTCCAGATATGGTCTCCAAGGAGCTGCTTCGGCACTCATGCTTCATGA
- the LOC108335060 gene encoding triacylglycerol lipase OBL1 has product MASEPNGSCNKGFADSYMLLNPNDARFFDLLHVLYSRNLGNRKFVDSNAEGDYEGSFRHRWLIFVSVVLQKFLLLVAKPLSLFGSFMEFLINLVYLNGGFIMIVVNFLTGHLVVPDRNAPNYLSCIGNLDARVKLDAIKRDDCRYYVSLAMMASKASYENAAYLRALVKTQWKMEFVGFFDCWNDFQGKATTQVLILLDKHEERDTYVVAFRGTEPFDADAWCTDLDISWYGIPGVGKMHGGFMKALGLQKNVGWPKEIQRDENLPPLAYYVIRDILRKGLSENPNAKFIITGHSLGGALAILYPTIMFLHNEKLLIERLEGIYTFGQPRVGDGAYADFMRQKLRENSIRYCRFVYCNDIVPRLPYDDKDLLFKHFGVCLFFNRRYELRIMEEEPNKNYFSPWCVIPMAFNAVLELIRSFTIARKHGAHYREGWFLFGFRLFGLVLPGLSAHATQDYINSTLLGSIEKHFKAD; this is encoded by the exons ATGGCGAGCGAACCCAATGGCAGCTGCAACAAGGGTTTTGCTGACAGCTATATGTTGCTGAACCCAAACGACGCTCGTTTCTTCGATCTTCTTCATGTGCTGTATTCCCGAAACTTAGGAAACCGAAAATTTGTGGACAGCAACGCCGAGGGAGATTACGAGGGAAGCTTCCGCCACAGATGGCTTATCTTCGTCTCCGTCGTGCTGCAGAAGTTTCTCTTGCTCGTCGCGAAGCCACTTTCGTTATTCGGCTCTTTCATGGAGTTCCTCATCAACCTCGTTTACCTCAACGGCGGTTTCATCATGATTGTCGTGAACTTCCTCACAG GTCACTTGGTCGTCCCAGATCGTAATGCACCAAATTATTTGTCTTGTATCGGAAATTTGGATGCACGAGTAAAGTTGGATGCTATCAAGCGTGATGACTGTAGGTACTATGTTTCATTAGCTATGATGGCTTCAAAGGCTTCCTACGAGAATGCAGCTTATCTTAGAGCTCTAGTCAAAACTCAATGGAAG ATGGAATTCGTGGGCTTTTTTGACTGTTGGAATG ATTTTCAAGGAAAGGCCACAACCCAAGTGTTGATTCTTTTAGACAAGCACGAGGAGCGCGATACTTACGTTGTGGCTTTCCGAGGAACGGAACCCTTTGATGCAGATGCATGGTGCACCGACCTTGACATCTCGTGGTATGGGATTCCCGGCGTCGGAAAAATGCACGGCGGCTTTATGAAAGCTTTAGGGTTACAGAAAAACGTGGGGTGGCCAAAGGAGATCCAAAGGGACGAAAATCTTCCCCCATTGGCTTACTATGTTATCAGAGACATTTTAAGGAAAGGTTTGAGTGAAAATCCCAACGCAAAGTTCATTATTACGGGTCACAGTTTGGGAGGAGCACTCGCAATTCTGTACCCTACGATCATGTTCTTACATAATGAGAAGTTGCTGATAGAGAGGTTGGAAGGGATCTACACGTTTGGGCAACCTAGAGTTGGAGACGGAGCATATGCAGACTTCATGAGACAAAAATTGAGGGAGAATTCTATTAGGTATTGCAGGTTTGTTTATTGCAACGACATAGTTCCGAGGTTGCCCTACGATGATAAGGATTTGCTGTTCAAGCACTTTGGGGTCTGCCTTTTCTTTAACAGGCGATATGAACTCAGA ATTATGGAAGAAGAGCCGAACAAGAACTATTTCTCGCCATGGTGTGTGATACCAATGGCGTTCAATGCTGTTTTGGAACTAATAAGGAGCTTTACCATTGCCCGCAAACATGGAGCTCACTATAGAGAAGGATGGTTTCTGTTTGGATTCAGATTATTTGGTTTGGTGCTACCTGGCTTATCTGCTCATGCTACACAAGATTATATTAATTCCACTCTTCTCGGATCAATTGAAAAGCACTTTAAAGCAGATTGA